The Paenibacillus sp. FSL R7-0345 DNA segment GACCGCGAACCCGCATTTGACCTGGGAAGGCTTTGTGTGCGGATTTGTAGTAACAACCGCGGTTTCCTATCTTATCTATCCGTACCTGACCCCGCTCACTCCGCTGTTCGGGCTGCTGTCGGGAGTATTAATCAGCCTGAGCGGATATTTCGGCAGCCTGACTGTCTCTGTATTAAAGCGCGACCTGCTGATCGGGGACGATGACAAATTCGCTGCCCTGCAAAAAAGCTACCTGAGCCGGGTCGACAGCCTGGCGTACACCTCACCGATCTTTTTCCACGTCATCCGGTATTTCTTTGATTTCATGTAGCTGGCCGTGCGATAGGCATTCCTTTCAAGGGGATGTCTATTTTTTTGCAAAATAAAACGGATGACCTGCAGGGTTTAGAAAAGAGCCTTCGTCTATAACGGTGGGAAGGGGGAGAGGACTCATTGATGAGGAACGTTTGATCAAACAGATTTTACAGGGCGACCATGCCAAGTTCCGCTGTCTTATCGACAGTTACGGGCGGCACATCTACCAGGTAACCTATTCTGTGCTTCATCAGGCCCAGGATGCCGAGGATGCTGCCCAGGAGGCTTTTGTCCAAATTTACAGATCTCTCCCCCAGTACCGTTCAGAAGGCTTCAAGACATGGATCACCCGCATCGCCCTGCATAAAGCAATCGATATCAAACGCAAGCTGGAGCGCCGGAAGGCAGAGGCTAATAACAGCGGGGATATCATCCTGCAGATCGCTGACCATCAGTCAGACATTGTCCGCCAGCTGCTGAAGAAGGAGGAGAAGGAGCTTTTGCGGCAAAATATATTGTCCCTCCCCCGCCAGCACCGCGATATTATTGTTGATTTCTATTTAAAAGAAGAAAATTATGAGCAGATTGCCCTGAAGTCGCAGATTTCGGTAAGGACGGTGGAGTCAAGGCTGTACAGGGCCCGGCAATGGATCAGAACACACTGGAAGGAGAGCCCGCAGGATGAATAAACCTGATCAGCATGAATGGATACGTTATGTACAGGGAGAGGTGACCGGGCCGGAGCGGGAACAGATGGACAGACTGCTTCTTGAGGATCATGAGGCGCTTGACTCCTATATGGCCGCTCTGAATTACTCTACAGTACCGCCGCTGCCTGACGGGGACGCCTTTACCAAGGCGATTATGGACCAGATTACGCCTTATCCGTCTGCAGCAGAGCCCGTAACCAGACAGACAGGCGGCCGGCTTTACAAGATCCTGGGCAATCAATGGGTGCATTACATCGCAGCTGCCTGTATAACAATGCTGTTTATCTCCGCCGGCGTATTTGACCGGATTGCTCCGGGTAATCTGGATGCCGATGCCGGAATAAAGCAGCCTTACAGCGAAAAGATGGTCCAAAAAGCAACGGGATGGCTTAAAGACATCAAGCCTGCCCTCCATAAACCATAAGAAATGAAAGGATGGAATGCCAATGCCGCAGCAACGCAGCAAAATGCTGGCTTTTTTGCTTAATATGGTTCCTGGCCTAGGACACTATTATTACGGAAGCCGGCTGAAGGGGTTTATATACGGATTTATCTTTTTTGGAGGCCTGGGTCTTGCCTTTCTTGCACTCGTTGCGGGAAGTGATGAGGGCCTTGCCGCCTTCTGTCTTTTAGCAGCAGCCGTTCTCTGGTTCATCAGCATGTTCAGTATGGTGATCAGACTGATCCGGGAACCGGATTATCCGCCATACTACCAGCATTATCCCCACACTCAGGGGCACATGCCGGGCGGCCCCGAAGGGCCGCTGGAGCAGCCTGCGTACGGATACCCGCCGCAGGAAGGATATGAATATCCTCAGCAGAATATAGAGCCGCGCCGGGAGAGTGAGCGGTTCTATACCATCCTTCTCTCCTTTGTTCCGGGTCTCGGCCATTTACACTTAGGCCTGCTGCAGCGCGGGTTATCGTTCCTGATCGGGTTCTTCGGCCTTGGCATTATGCTCGTATTTGTAGCCGGCATTACCGGACAGCAGACGTTTCTGATCTTCCTGCTCCTGCTGCCGGTATTGTGGCTGTACTGCATGTTCGATGCCGCCCAGCATGTGAACCGCAAGCAGGCGGGCGAGCTGCTGGAGGACAAAACCATCTTCGAGCAGCTTGAGCACGGCAGCAGCGCCGGCAAAAAAAGCAAGGTCATCGCCACCCTGCTGGCCGCCTTCCCCGGAGCCGGACATATGTATCTGGGGCTGCAAAAAAGAGGCCTCCAGCTGATGCTCATCTTCCTCGGAAGCATCTATATTCTGGATCTGCTGAATCTTTCGCTGTTCCTGTTCTTTATTCCGATTGCCTGGTTTTACAGCTTTTTTGACGGGATGCAGCAGGCCGGCAAATACGGCAGGGAACCTCTCTATGACAGACCGGTCATTGAAGGCTGGACCCGGTATCAGGGCTGGATCGGCGGCGCTCTCCTGTTCCTGGGTGTGTATTACCTGTTCATCCGGGTTGTTGTTCCGGAGCTGGACTTTAGCTACGGCATGTATATTGCCCGGATTCAGTCGTATATGAATACACTGGTCGTTGCCCTGCTGATGATCGGCGGAGGCATCCGGTTATTAACGAATTCACGGAAAAAGAATACCGAAGCGGAGCGGTTTCTCAGAGCGCTGGAGCGCGAAACCGAGGTCCCGCCGGTCCGTGACCGCACTTGATTCCATAAAGCGAAAAGCACGTTCCCGGGTTAACGGGAACGTGCTTTTTGCTGTTCTTACATCTGAGTTGCGCTGTCCGTTCCGGCTGGTGCGGTAGTGCCAGCGTCCGCTGGTGCAGTCGTGCCGGCATCAGCAGGAGCAGTGCTGCCTGCGCTTCCGCGGTCAGGTCTTGTGCCGCCGCCCATTCCGCCCATGCCCTGGGTGGCTTCGGTGACACCGGACTCATTCAGCCAGGTCACACTGCTGGAGAGGTCGAAGCTTACAACGTCTGTGCCGCCGCTGTAAGTACCGCCGGTATACACTCCGTCAACTGCGGTGCCTGTAGAGCTGCCGCCGGTGGAGAGGGTGTACGAGCCGCCTTCTTTCAGGTCAGGCGAGCTGATGACAACCGAGCGGTAGCTCTTTGCTGGTGCAAAGGTTGCAACAGTGTTGCCGTCTTTATCCTTCAGGTTCACCAGCTGTCCGGCTTCCTGAGAATCGGTGAAGGTCATGGCGATGGAGTACTGGCTGGAGGTGTCACCAGGTGCCTGAAGCATACCTGCACTTCCTGCCGCGATCAGATATCCGCCGGTAATTTCAAAGGAACCGTCATAATCCAGTGCGCCGTTGCCGTCATCGGTCGGGCCGTAGACGGTAACAGTACCGCCGCTCATTGTGATTGACCCGTTGGAATCAAGGCCGTCACCAGAAGCATTTACGTTCAATGTGCCGCCGGTAATCGTCAGCATATTACTGCCAGAGCTTGCGAACTGATCCTGGCCGCCTGCAGTTTGTCCGGCATTAGTGTCATTGCCGCCCGCTACGTTGACACCGTCATCAGAAGCCACCACATCAATGTCACCGCCGGAGATGGTGATATTGCCGCCTTCAATTCCTTCATAGCTCTTGTTGATATTCACGGTTCCGCCGGAGATTGCGGTCAGGCCGTCAGCGTGAATACCGTCATCGCCTGCTGTAATCTCGAATTCGCCATCCGTGATCGATACGTTGCTGTTGCTGTGAACGGCATCATCTGCGGAGTCGATGGTGAAGCTGCCGCCGTTAACGGTCAGATCGCCGCCGGCTTTCAAGCCCTTCATGCTGGCTGTTTCTGTCTCAGTAGTGGTTGCGGTGGCGGCAGATGCTGTAGTGCTGCTGTCTGCTGCAGGAGCTGCCGCTGTTCCATTTGCTGCATCGCCTGATGGCATTTCCGGCGGCGTCCCCTGACCGGCTCCTGCATCACCTGCCGGCATGTCCGGCGGTGCTGCCTGTGTTCCGTCCGCTGACGGAGCCTGGCCGCGCATTCCGCCGCCCATTCCGCCTTTGCCGAATCCGCCGCCGCCAAAGCCTCCCTGATCGCCTGTCTTCACTTCCGCGTTGGCACTGCCGCCGCCGGTAACCAGGTTATACGTACCGCCGTCGATGACAAGGGCAGTTTCACCCTGAATGCCGTCGTTGGCAGCTGTGATGTCAAAGGTACCTCCGGCAATGGCGATGAAGCCCTTCTCGGTATCTTCATCATTGGTCGACTTGATGCCGTCGCCCTCTGCCTTAATGGTAATGCTGCCGTCCTGCACAGCTACCAGGTCTTTACCGACCAGGCCGTCATCCGCAGCCTGTACTTCAATGGTGCCGGAGACGATTTTCAGATCATCTTTACTTGTAATCCCGTCGTTGTAGTTACCGGTAACCTTCAGCATGCCTGTACCGTTAATGGTCAGATCGGCCTTGCTGAAAATCGCTGCACCCGGCTCATCCGTAGCGGCATCCGGGTACACATATTTAGCCGCATCTGTTACCGTGTTCACCGTACCGTCTTCCAGCGTCATGATTACCTTGCCGGCTTCCTTAATGTAGACCGGTGCGCTGCTGCTGTTCGTGAGCGTAGCCCCGTTCAGCACGAGATGCACGCTGCTGTCATCCTGAACATCGATGATAATCTGTCCGTCATTCAGTGTTCCGCTCAGCACATAGGTTCCTCCGGCCGTGATCGTTACGGTGCTGCCGGAAGCTGTTGCTCCCGAACCGGTTACCGCAGCAGTGGTGCCGCTAAACGCGATTGTTGTGGCAGTGTCAGCGCTCCAGGCTGTAGTGATATCTTCTTCATCAAAGCTTACGAGGTCCGCTGCTTTCACGCTTGCCAGCTGGACATTTGCGGCAGTTCCGCTTGTAGCGGCTGCTGTAGTTACTGCTGCCGTAGCAGCCGATGATGATGTAGCTGCGTTGTTAGTTGTACCGCAGGCTGACATGACGGCTGCCAATAACAGGACCAGCCCCGCTTTACTTCCCATTATAAATTTACTCATATCTGATCAATCCCTTCCATTCTCGTTTTAGTATTCCGTGGTAGTAGGACTCATGGTCAGCGACAGATCCAGATTGCCGTTCCGGGTGCGGATGGCGTCAAGGAATTCCTTCTGGCTGGTCTGCTCATTCAGGGTAACGCTGTATACCAGCTCGTACAGGCTGCCGAGCTCGGTGGTTCTGATTTTTTTTAGCTCATAAGCGACATTGAACTTATTGAATACTTCAGCAAAGGCTTCTTCGTAGCCCAGGTTTTCGGGAATAGTAACTTTAAGCGTCTTCTGTACTGATTTTCTTACGCCAAAGCCGGTACGGTTCAGCACAACCATGATAATGCAGAGAATGACGGTGAACAGGACCGCGTAGCCGTAAGCGCCGACGCCGCAGGCCAGACCGGATGCCATAGTGAACAGGACAAAGGTGATATCTTTAGGATCGCCGGGGGCACTTCTGAAGCGGATAATCGAGAATGCTCCGGCCAGGCTGAAGGCTCTGGCAACGTTGCTGCCGATCAAGAGAATGATGATGGCTACAATGACCGGCAGCAGCACCATGGTGAGCGTGAAGCTTTGCGAATAGCCGGCCGGGCTTGTTTTCATATAAGTGAAGCTGATCAGCGCACCCAGCGCCAGGGAAATCAGAATCGTCAAGACCGCGTTGCCAAAGGTTAAAGCCGTACTGTCAGAGACGGCGGTGAAGATGGAATCAAGCATACAGGACACTCTCGCTTTCTACTTTGCTGTTTCTCAGCATTTTTTTATATTCGTTGCCGTATTTGGAGAAGCTGGTGCGGTACATCTGGTGCTCGGAGAGCATTTTGGACAGCCAGACCGGAATGGTCTTCTCGGCTTTGACCTCCATCAGCCACTGGCCCGGCTCCATCAGCTGTTCGCCATAGGTGCCATGCTCCATTTTCAGATCACAGCGCCGGCTTCTGATATTCGTATCAAAGGTGATGCGCAGATCGCGGTTATTTTTGCAGAACAGCGCTTTGCGGTCATAGGACAGATACACCATCGGCTTCAAATCGTAGCAGCTCAGGAAGTATTTGATTTCCTCGACCACCTGCTTGTTCATATAGTCTTTGTATTCAGGTGCGATCCCTGTGCGGACAAAATCGTAAGCTTCGTGCAGCTTGAGCGAGGTTCTTCTTTTATTGACCAGGCCGAAGACCTTCTTCTTGATCTCCAGATAGACCTTGGAGTCACCATTCGGAACACCGTAAGCCCGCAGGCGGAGCTTCTCTTTGTATTTCGGCTTGGACAGGCTGTTGCGGATCAGCGTATTGCTCGGTGTGTCGTAGTACAGATTAGTAATGGAATAAAACTCGTGCTGTTTGTTGTAATCATCCGGTTCCATATATTCGAGCAGTTCGTTATAGAGCTTCAGATAGGCTGCATGATCGAACAGGTATTTGTTTTCGTAGCGGTTAAAAACCTCGATAGCCATTGGTATCAGATCCTTTCTTAGTGAAGTGTTTCGTGTGTCTCGCTTGCCTATGAATGTATCTTAGCTGGCGAACCTTTAATGAATCTTAAATGGATTTTACACTGCGTTTATTTTTTTACACTGGCTTTACAAAGGTTCCGGCGCGGCAAAAACACCTCCCGTCTATAGTAGAAGCTTTAAATTTCGCCTTCACGGTTAAGGTTGGTTAAAGGTAATCTTGCTATAATGGCGTAAGTTACAACAGACACTAGCTAACCAGGGGATGATAGACCTATGAGAATATTAATTGTGGAGGATGAGGTGCATCTGGCCGAGGCCGTGACCCAAATCCTGAAAAAGCATAACTATTCCGCAGACGCCGTGCATGACGGCAGAACGGGGCTCGATTACGCACTGAGCGGGATTTATGATCTGCTGCTGCTCGATATTATGATGCCGGAAATGGATGGAATCAGCCTGCTGCGGGCCTTGCGCAAAAAAAGCATTCCAACCCCCGTCATCTTCCTGACCGCCAAAGGCGATACAACCGACATGGTGACAGGGCTCGACTACGGGGCTGATGACTATATTGCCAAGCCGTTTTCATCGGAGGAGCTGCTGGCGAGAATCCGGGCGGTGCTGCGCCGCAAAGGCGAGGTGCTGCCGGATGATGCGCTGAAATACGGGGATCTGGAGCTGAATACGACGAACCTGAAGCTGATGGTGGGCGGCAAGGAAATGAAGCTGAATCTGAAGGAAAGCGAGCTGCTGGAGCTGCTGATGGTCCGCAAGCAGTCCGTCACCTCGAAGGAGCAGATTATTGAGAAGCTGTGGGGCTTTGACTCTGAGGCTGAGCATAACAACGTGGAGGTCTATATTTCTTTTCTGCGTAAAAAGCTTACGTTCCTCGGCGCTTCCACACGCATCAGCACAATCCGTAATGTGGGCTATGTATTAGAGGTGAACGCCTGATGTTCAAAAAGCTCAGAAACCGCTTCCTGATCGTCAACCTGGTGACCATTTCTGTAATGATGCTGGTTGCCTTCGCTACTATATATATTATTAACTACTTGAATGTTCAGAATGATATCCGTATGGATCTGCAGCGGATTACCGAGGCTTTCCAGAAGCCGGGCAGCGGCGAGCACCGCGGCGGGATGGACGACGGACTGGGCGAAGGCATCGGCAGCGCGCCGGAAAGTGCCATAGACAATGGAACACAGCGCCAGGATATTGGCGGCGGCACCTTCGGGCGAATGGGCGGAAGTCCGCCTCCGGAGCGCTCGATCTCTTTCATGATTCAGACGGATAATGACTGGAAGCAGACCGGTACGCCAGTCTCACAGCTCAGCATGGATGATGAATTCTATGCCCAGGCGCTGCATGAAGCCGCCGGTACGGACAAAACGACCGGAAGATTCGAGCTGGACGGCAGCCTCTGGGCTTTTGAAGTCAAGCAGACTGCTGACGGGCATATGCTGGTCTTCCTGGACATTACCTCCCAGCAAAAGATTCTCACAAACCTGATCTATATCTTTACTGTTGTCGGTATCATCATGCTGATCATCCTCTTCTTTATCAGCCGGTATTTTGCAAACCGCTCGATCAAGCCGGTACAGGAAGCCTTCGACAAGCAGAAGCAGTTCATCGCCGATGCCTCGCATGAGCTGAAAACGCCGCTGGCCATCATTAATACGAATACGGATGTGCTGCTCTCTAATCCCGAAGATACTATTCTGGAGCAGTCCAAATGGCTGCACTATATCAAATCGGAGACAGAGCGGATGGCCAAGCTGACGAATGATCTGCTCTACCTGACGGAAATGGATGACTCCCGCACCGGGATGATTCATGCCCCCTTCAACATCAGCGAAGCGGTGGAAAATATCATCCTGACGATGGAAGCCGTCATCTTCGAGAAAAATGTGGCGCTGGAGTATGACATCGAGCCTAATCTGACCGTGCACGGCAACAGCGAGCAGATCAAGCAGGTCGTCATGATTCTGCTGGACAATGCCGTCAAGTACACCGGGCCGAAGGGTGAGGTGACCCTGTCTCTGCGCAAGCAGCATAACGACGTGCTGCTGTCCGTCACCAATACCGGCGAGGGCATCGCCGCCGAGCATCTGACCCGGATCTTCGACCGGTTCTACCGCACCGATACCTCCCGCGCCCGCAAGCAGGGCGGCTACGGCCTTGGACTCGCAATCGCGAAGTCGATCGTCGAGCAGCAGCATAAGGGCAAGCTGTATGCCAAAAGCACGGTCGGGGAATCAACTACGTTTTATGTGCAGCTGTCTTAATTAATTGAAATTTTAGATAAACGGCTGAAACCCGGCAGAGGATACCTCCGTATCAGAGTTATTACCGATAAGGAGGAGATTCACAGCAATGTCCATGTTCAAAAGAATGCTCGCAAGCGCCGGAATCGGTGCCGCTGAAGTGAACCTCATGCTTCACCAGGATGCAGTAAAAGCCGGTGATACACTCAGCGGGATTGTCCGCATTCAGGGCGGCCGTGTGGATCAGAAGGTTGACGATGTTTATGCCTTCGTCAAGACACGCTACGTGAAGGAAAATGATAATTCCAAGAGCGAAGCAGAGGCGACGATTGCCAGATTCCTGCTGGCTTCCGGGTTCACCGTAGAGGCAGAAAAGGTCTATGAGTTTCCCGTATCCTTTCAGCTTCCCGCAATCACTCCTGTAACGATGGGCAGAACGCCTGTATGGATTCATACCGGACTTGATATCAAAGAAGCACTGGACCCGAAGGACGAGGACTACCTCAAGGTGCTGCCTCATCCGCACTCGGCAATTGTTCTGGATGCCGCGGCCCAGCTCGGCTTCCGGCTCCGCGAGGTCAGCTGTGAATATGCTCCTCATTACGGCCAAAGAAATGGGCTCCCCTTCGTCCAGGAATTTGAATTTCAGCCTTCCAGCCAGTTCCGCGGCCGGCTGGATGAGCTGGAGATTATGTTTTACCCGCATGAGGAGGGCGTTGAGCTGCTGCTGCAGATTGACCGCAAGGCCCGCGGCTTATCCGGGCTGCTGGCCGAAGCGCTTGATGCCGACGAGAAATTTGTCAGGCTGCGCCTGGACCGTACCCACCTGGAAGCAGGCACCGGCCATATTGCCAATCAGCTGCTTAACACGATCAACAAGTACGCGTAACAGAAAACGGCTGGACGGAATGATACTCCGTCCAGCCGTTTTTTTTAATATATGGCATGCCTCTTAATTTATAACCCTTGTTTGCAGCAGTTCCTTCAGATAGCTGCTTAACGTACCGGCTGCCTGCTCGTGGGCTGATATGCCCGGATGGCTTCGTGCCCCGGCACTTTCCGGTGTCATATTGGGCAGCTCGCAGACAGAGACCCTCTTGTCTTCCGACTTGCTTACATAGCTGTCCACCGCGCGGCGGATCGCCGGCATCATCGGAACGCCCAGCATTCCATAGGCCCAGACCAGATGCGCCTGCGGATTGTGGTGTCTGAGCTTCACCAGAAAATCTTCTGCTGCCTGCTCAAAAGCCTCCAGATCGCACTCATTAAAGGAGCCGTCTTCGTTCAGCCGCTGTTTATAGATTTTGCCGCTTACCGGGTCCTTCCAGTCAGGCGAGTAAAACGCGCCGCCGTCGTTGGTACCCAGATTAATGACCACTGCATCCGGCTGCCAGGCCGCAAAATCATTGGCCTCCAGCGCTCCGAGTGCTTCATTGCGCTGACCGCCAAGCAGGCCGCACACCTGGCTGTAATACATAGGGATATTACGTCCGGGATTATTGTCCCAGCTGGTCAGTACTCCCCAGCCGCTCTGGGAAATGACCCGGTAGTCCGCGTCCAGCGCCCCGGCCGTCATAGCGGTATAATTGCCGGTTGCGCTGAACCACATCGGAATCCAGTCTTCTTCGGCCTGGGCGCCGACGACGCCTTCACCCGAAGTAATGCTGTCCCCGATGAATTCCAGCTTCAGCGGTTTATCTGCCACCGGCAGAAACTCCCCGTCACACCTCACTGCATGGATCTGCAGCAGACAGCCCGGGTCATCGCTCATTGCCTGCAGCTCCTTAACGATCTTTACGTTCTTCACTGCCTGTTCATTCATGCCTCTGAAGACGCAGATCCAGTGTCTGCCTGCGGTTACCATCTGTCTGCTGACAGGAACACCGTTGATGACGATGCTGATCCACGGCTCATACGTGTCGTAATCAGCTTCTGCCTCGATCCACAGCTCTGATCCCCTGATATTGAATTCAAGCGCGCTGCCTGTCCAGAACAGCGTCAGGGGAGCAACGCTCCCCGTTGTTCTGCCATGAACCTTGAGATGTGCAACCTCAGACAACGCTGCGGCCTGCAGCTTCCCGTTCATTCTCATTGTTATGCTCCTCCCGGCTTTCTCCCAAGATCAACTATCCTTGCTTGATTGGTGCCGCCAGTACAATCTGCCCTCTGGGTGCTTCTCCGCCGCTGTCCGGCTCCAGTGTAATGGCAACAGTATCATATTGCTGCGGATCAAAGGTGTAATACAGCGCCCCGTTGCCGCCCTGTGATAAGAAGGTGCCCGCATTCTGCGGAGTATCCCCTTTAATCAGCCAAACCTGGTAGACCTCAGTACCGGTAAGCTCCGGCAGCCCTTCGGCCTGGACAACGAGATGCGTACCGCTGCTGTCGGAAGTGATGGTTGCCAAACCTTTGGTTGCAGATTCAACTGCTGCCGGACTCAGTACAACCGACTCCTCCACTTTAAGTTCCTGCAGCGGTCCTGAGCTGACTGCCGCCTGGCGCTGCAGCTGATCGATATCCTGGCGCAGCTGGCTTGTATAGATAAGCAAAACAACAACTGCTGCAGCAAGCCCTGCACTCAGATACCGCAGCACCGGCTTCTTGGAGGGAACCGGTACAGCCTTCACTTCACTTTCCTGCTCCTCCCGGACCGGAATCGCCGCAGGCACCTCGCCTACAGGCTTTTGAACCTTCTGAGCGGGAGCCTCGGCCTCCAATACCCGGGATAAAATGCGCTTCTTCATGCCTGTCGGCGGTTCCGCAGGCTCAGAGGCAAGAGGGAGCAGCTCAATTACCTGGCGGTATTCTTTTACCAGCTTCTCGCATTCAGGGCATTCCTGTAAATGAACCCCGAACTGCTCCATTTCATCGTCCTGCAGTGCACCAAGTGCATATAATTCAGCCCATTCACACAAATCTGTATTCTCCTCAGTCATGAGCCTGATCCCTCCTTCCCCAGTGGATTAACCGTTTCTGCAGCTGCTTCATGGCCAGCCTCACCCTGCTCTTAACCGTACCCAGCGGAACAGCCACGTGATAAGCTACCTCCTGCTGCGTAAGGCCCTGATAATAGATCAGATCCACTACCTGCTGCTGGTCCCTGCTCAGTTCAAGCAGGGCTTCTCTGACCAGCTCCCCTGCCATCAGCATTTCTACCATTTCCTCCGTCATCACTCCGGTATCACGGAGCTGCTGCACTTCCTCAGCATCGGCGGATTGCTGCGGCGGCCGTGTATTATTTTTACGCAGCTGGTCAAGCGCAATGTTCCGTGTAACCGTAAACATCCAGGTAGACAGCTTGCCCTTAGTGGAGTCATACTGCTCCGCGTTCTTCCAGATCCGCATAAATAATTCCTGCATCACTTCCTCTGCCGCCATTGAATCCTTCACAATCCGGTAAGCAAAGCTGTAAACCATCTGCTCATACCGGTCGTAGAGTATTTCGAGGGCATCCGGGTCCTTTTGCCTGATGCTCTTCATTAATTGTACGTCGTCAGCGGCTTCGCTCAATTGTTACCCCCCATTTCCCCAGCGTAGTTGGATGATGAATATTTAAAATTTTATTCTCTAAAAGTGATCCAACTTTAGAATACTTACGTTCCACTGAGTATAACCGCTTTTGATTAGCGGCTCAACTTTGAATGAAGGAGTGAACTGAATGAAAAAGCTACACAGTAAGCTGGCCATCCTGATGCTCTGTCTGAGTTTATTTGTACCTGCACTAGCAAACGCCCATGAAGTAGATACCAATGGTGCTGCACCTAACCTGCAGGCTGCGCTGGGTGAACTGCTGGGTGAGCATGCTCTGCTGGCCGTCATTGCCATGCAAAAGGGCTACGACGGCGCAGCGGATTTTAATGATGCTGCAGCCGCACTCGGCAAGAACACAGATGATCTCTCAGCCGCTATCGCTTCCGTATACGGCAGTGCCGCCGGTGAAGCGTTCAAGCCGATCTGGTCCTCCCATATCGGATATTTTGTAGATTATGTGAAAGCGACTGCTGCCGAGGATGAAGCCGGACGGCAAAAAGCAGTTGCTGATCTGGATAACTACCGGATGAAGCAGGCAGAGTTCTT contains these protein-coding regions:
- a CDS encoding DUF4956 domain-containing protein; protein product: MLDSIFTAVSDSTALTFGNAVLTILISLALGALISFTYMKTSPAGYSQSFTLTMVLLPVIVAIIILLIGSNVARAFSLAGAFSIIRFRSAPGDPKDITFVLFTMASGLACGVGAYGYAVLFTVILCIIMVVLNRTGFGVRKSVQKTLKVTIPENLGYEEAFAEVFNKFNVAYELKKIRTTELGSLYELVYSVTLNEQTSQKEFLDAIRTRNGNLDLSLTMSPTTTEY
- a CDS encoding carbohydrate-binding domain-containing protein, whose translation is MGSKAGLVLLLAAVMSACGTTNNAATSSSAATAAVTTAAATSGTAANVQLASVKAADLVSFDEEDITTAWSADTATTIAFSGTTAAVTGSGATASGSTVTITAGGTYVLSGTLNDGQIIIDVQDDSSVHLVLNGATLTNSSSAPVYIKEAGKVIMTLEDGTVNTVTDAAKYVYPDAATDEPGAAIFSKADLTINGTGMLKVTGNYNDGITSKDDLKIVSGTIEVQAADDGLVGKDLVAVQDGSITIKAEGDGIKSTNDEDTEKGFIAIAGGTFDITAANDGIQGETALVIDGGTYNLVTGGGSANAEVKTGDQGGFGGGGFGKGGMGGGMRGQAPSADGTQAAPPDMPAGDAGAGQGTPPEMPSGDAANGTAAAPAADSSTTASAATATTTETETASMKGLKAGGDLTVNGGSFTIDSADDAVHSNSNVSITDGEFEITAGDDGIHADGLTAISGGTVNINKSYEGIEGGNITISGGDIDVVASDDGVNVAGGNDTNAGQTAGGQDQFASSGSNMLTITGGTLNVNASGDGLDSNGSITMSGGTVTVYGPTDDGNGALDYDGSFEITGGYLIAAGSAGMLQAPGDTSSQYSIAMTFTDSQEAGQLVNLKDKDGNTVATFAPAKSYRSVVISSPDLKEGGSYTLSTGGSSTGTAVDGVYTGGTYSGGTDVVSFDLSSSVTWLNESGVTEATQGMGGMGGGTRPDRGSAGSTAPADAGTTAPADAGTTAPAGTDSATQM
- a CDS encoding response regulator transcription factor, with translation MRILIVEDEVHLAEAVTQILKKHNYSADAVHDGRTGLDYALSGIYDLLLLDIMMPEMDGISLLRALRKKSIPTPVIFLTAKGDTTDMVTGLDYGADDYIAKPFSSEELLARIRAVLRRKGEVLPDDALKYGDLELNTTNLKLMVGGKEMKLNLKESELLELLMVRKQSVTSKEQIIEKLWGFDSEAEHNNVEVYISFLRKKLTFLGASTRISTIRNVGYVLEVNA
- a CDS encoding HAMP domain-containing sensor histidine kinase; the protein is MFKKLRNRFLIVNLVTISVMMLVAFATIYIINYLNVQNDIRMDLQRITEAFQKPGSGEHRGGMDDGLGEGIGSAPESAIDNGTQRQDIGGGTFGRMGGSPPPERSISFMIQTDNDWKQTGTPVSQLSMDDEFYAQALHEAAGTDKTTGRFELDGSLWAFEVKQTADGHMLVFLDITSQQKILTNLIYIFTVVGIIMLIILFFISRYFANRSIKPVQEAFDKQKQFIADASHELKTPLAIINTNTDVLLSNPEDTILEQSKWLHYIKSETERMAKLTNDLLYLTEMDDSRTGMIHAPFNISEAVENIILTMEAVIFEKNVALEYDIEPNLTVHGNSEQIKQVVMILLDNAVKYTGPKGEVTLSLRKQHNDVLLSVTNTGEGIAAEHLTRIFDRFYRTDTSRARKQGGYGLGLAIAKSIVEQQHKGKLYAKSTVGESTTFYVQLS
- a CDS encoding RNA polymerase sigma factor, with the translated sequence MIKQILQGDHAKFRCLIDSYGRHIYQVTYSVLHQAQDAEDAAQEAFVQIYRSLPQYRSEGFKTWITRIALHKAIDIKRKLERRKAEANNSGDIILQIADHQSDIVRQLLKKEEKELLRQNILSLPRQHRDIIVDFYLKEENYEQIALKSQISVRTVESRLYRARQWIRTHWKESPQDE
- a CDS encoding GDSL-type esterase/lipase family protein; amino-acid sequence: MRMNGKLQAAALSEVAHLKVHGRTTGSVAPLTLFWTGSALEFNIRGSELWIEAEADYDTYEPWISIVINGVPVSRQMVTAGRHWICVFRGMNEQAVKNVKIVKELQAMSDDPGCLLQIHAVRCDGEFLPVADKPLKLEFIGDSITSGEGVVGAQAEEDWIPMWFSATGNYTAMTAGALDADYRVISQSGWGVLTSWDNNPGRNIPMYYSQVCGLLGGQRNEALGALEANDFAAWQPDAVVINLGTNDGGAFYSPDWKDPVSGKIYKQRLNEDGSFNECDLEAFEQAAEDFLVKLRHHNPQAHLVWAYGMLGVPMMPAIRRAVDSYVSKSEDKRVSVCELPNMTPESAGARSHPGISAHEQAAGTLSSYLKELLQTRVIN
- a CDS encoding sporulation protein; this translates as MSMFKRMLASAGIGAAEVNLMLHQDAVKAGDTLSGIVRIQGGRVDQKVDDVYAFVKTRYVKENDNSKSEAEATIARFLLASGFTVEAEKVYEFPVSFQLPAITPVTMGRTPVWIHTGLDIKEALDPKDEDYLKVLPHPHSAIVLDAAAQLGFRLREVSCEYAPHYGQRNGLPFVQEFEFQPSSQFRGRLDELEIMFYPHEEGVELLLQIDRKARGLSGLLAEALDADEKFVRLRLDRTHLEAGTGHIANQLLNTINKYA
- a CDS encoding polyphosphate polymerase domain-containing protein, with the translated sequence MAIEVFNRYENKYLFDHAAYLKLYNELLEYMEPDDYNKQHEFYSITNLYYDTPSNTLIRNSLSKPKYKEKLRLRAYGVPNGDSKVYLEIKKKVFGLVNKRRTSLKLHEAYDFVRTGIAPEYKDYMNKQVVEEIKYFLSCYDLKPMVYLSYDRKALFCKNNRDLRITFDTNIRSRRCDLKMEHGTYGEQLMEPGQWLMEVKAEKTIPVWLSKMLSEHQMYRTSFSKYGNEYKKMLRNSKVESESVLYA